The following are from one region of the Tistrella mobilis genome:
- the bcsN gene encoding cellulose biosynthesis protein BcsN, translating into MTRMRNSALVPGLRPRLLAAALGLLALGGCTYERAGPQPTALAEEAGATRLGPLEALARLAAAPDPLIVTQTRSNNGSELKQVSILPNRSVEAGQNRLEADLWLVRTDSLWSFADLPVNAPRDRFTQEKLRLLLAKEFPGLEPQISAVPRRNAYGRYGFAVARRPLGVTCVLAWQRLQDERGMLPRHIEGFDIIFRACDPVLGPEALLDGYDTLQIRPETGVVGYGYR; encoded by the coding sequence ATGACCCGGATGCGCAACTCAGCCCTCGTCCCCGGCCTCCGCCCCCGCCTTCTGGCCGCAGCACTCGGCCTTCTGGCTCTCGGCGGCTGCACCTATGAACGTGCGGGGCCCCAGCCGACGGCGCTGGCGGAAGAGGCCGGTGCCACCCGTCTCGGCCCGCTGGAGGCGCTGGCCCGGCTGGCGGCGGCCCCCGATCCGCTGATCGTCACCCAGACCAGATCGAACAACGGCTCCGAGCTGAAGCAGGTGTCGATCCTGCCCAACCGTTCGGTCGAAGCCGGACAGAACCGGCTGGAGGCCGATCTCTGGCTGGTGCGCACCGACAGCCTGTGGTCTTTCGCCGATCTGCCGGTGAATGCGCCCCGCGACCGGTTCACCCAGGAAAAGCTGAGGCTGCTGCTGGCCAAGGAATTCCCGGGGCTGGAGCCGCAGATCTCGGCCGTGCCGCGCCGCAACGCCTATGGCCGCTACGGCTTTGCCGTCGCCCGCCGGCCGCTGGGCGTCACCTGCGTGCTCGCCTGGCAGCGGCTGCAGGATGAACGCGGGATGCTGCCGCGCCATATCGAGGGCTTCGACATCATCTTCCGGGCCTGCGACCCGGTCCTCGGCCCCGAGGCGCTGCTCGACGGCTACGACACCCTGCAGATCCGCCCCGAGACCGGTGTGGTGGGATACGGCTACCGCTGA